Proteins co-encoded in one Arthrobacter globiformis genomic window:
- a CDS encoding threonine/serine ThrE exporter family protein — protein sequence MTKEPRGANRQPTDGLPKTEPLTASQLHQNAAAKRMLRRLVQGENPPTAPLSIVDRLAGSPYANPMIQVGGIDESARKTMDFALHLAESMFRYGAGALEVETSIIAVTAALGLKNIEVDITNQSVGINYAAKDQTPIALLRVVRSWTNNYAGLAQVHQLVTDIVAGGVGRDEAVRRLDEILRRPKPFPRWMVTVAFAVFAAVFVAVIGGGPGASAVAFASNLLISLVARKLGRWRTPDFFITAACSFVVTVIALLMWRFGSPVGIRLAPAIVVVGGILLLLPTGRLVSSVQDAINGFPVTAAGRFLSTLLTFGAVVAGIAVAFVVGDRIGMEPINVTESFPPAYPLWVQVILVAIAVVAIGITEQTDWKLLLPTAAVGVVGHLALIGGEAIGIGPRFSPALAAVVIGLLARVVALKMGAPQLVVAVPAGLILLPGLTIFRSMYVLTIEESEILLGAGGMLSAGAIVFGVAGGIVLGDTLARPLTRSLASNERRRSRRR from the coding sequence ATGACCAAAGAACCCCGCGGCGCCAACCGGCAGCCCACGGACGGGCTGCCCAAGACGGAGCCGCTCACCGCCTCGCAGCTGCACCAGAACGCGGCGGCCAAGCGCATGCTGCGCCGCCTGGTCCAGGGGGAAAATCCGCCGACGGCACCACTGAGCATCGTGGACAGGCTCGCCGGGAGCCCCTACGCCAATCCCATGATCCAGGTGGGCGGGATCGATGAGTCCGCCCGCAAGACGATGGACTTTGCGCTGCATCTTGCCGAGTCCATGTTCCGGTACGGTGCCGGCGCCCTGGAGGTGGAAACAAGCATCATTGCCGTGACGGCTGCGCTGGGGCTGAAAAACATCGAGGTGGACATCACCAACCAGTCCGTGGGCATCAATTACGCAGCCAAGGACCAGACGCCCATCGCCCTCCTGCGGGTGGTCCGTTCCTGGACGAATAACTATGCGGGGCTTGCCCAGGTCCACCAACTGGTCACAGATATCGTGGCCGGCGGTGTCGGCCGGGACGAGGCCGTCCGCCGGCTCGACGAGATCCTCCGCCGCCCCAAGCCGTTCCCGCGCTGGATGGTGACGGTGGCGTTCGCGGTGTTCGCGGCCGTGTTCGTGGCCGTCATCGGCGGCGGTCCCGGCGCCTCGGCCGTCGCGTTCGCCTCCAACCTGCTCATCAGCCTGGTGGCCCGGAAGCTGGGCCGCTGGCGGACGCCTGACTTCTTCATCACGGCGGCCTGCTCGTTTGTGGTGACGGTCATCGCGCTGCTGATGTGGAGGTTCGGCAGCCCTGTGGGGATCCGGCTGGCCCCCGCCATTGTGGTGGTGGGCGGCATCCTGCTGCTGCTTCCCACAGGGCGGCTCGTGTCCTCGGTCCAGGATGCCATCAACGGCTTCCCAGTCACGGCTGCGGGCAGATTCCTGTCCACCCTGCTGACCTTCGGGGCCGTTGTCGCTGGCATCGCTGTCGCGTTTGTGGTGGGGGACAGGATCGGCATGGAGCCCATCAACGTCACGGAATCCTTCCCGCCTGCTTACCCGCTGTGGGTGCAGGTGATCCTGGTGGCCATCGCGGTCGTGGCGATCGGCATTACGGAACAGACGGACTGGAAGCTGCTGCTTCCGACGGCGGCCGTCGGTGTGGTGGGGCACCTGGCCCTCATCGGCGGCGAGGCGATCGGCATTGGCCCGCGGTTTTCGCCGGCACTCGCCGCTGTGGTGATCGGCCTGCTGGCCCGCGTGGTGGCGTTGAAGATGGGCGCCCCGCAGCTTGTGGTCGCCGTGCCGGCCGGTCTGATTCTCCTGCCCGGGCTCACCATTTTCCGGTCGATGTACGTCCTGACCATCGAGGAGTCCGAGATCCTGCTCGGGGCGGGCGGGATGCTCAGCGCCGGGGCGATCGTGTTTGGCGTTGCCGGCGGCATTGTGCTTGGTGACACGCTGGCACGGCCGCTCACGCGGAGCCTCGCCAGCAATGAGCGGCGGCGGTCCCGCCGCCGCTAG
- a CDS encoding DNA/RNA non-specific endonuclease — protein sequence MGTMGEGYDPGFLREALELPGPEAPTILLDYTHFSVRLLPARRLAAVTGVNIDGQALVPLGREGTWHYDPRVPRGLQTGPDVYQHNDLDRGHLVRRLDPVWGDDSTALTANQDTFTYPNAAPQAAAFNQGKELWAGLEDHVLNHAGQYDARISVFTGPVLDAGDLPYRGIQIPRKFWKIAAWTTDGRLAAAGFLLDQSPLLGPEELARVVRERLLADEPPPLGPYRTFQVPIPQIAALTGMVLTRLADADRFTAGIPEGGPGPAAIALTDLRQVRL from the coding sequence ATGGGAACCATGGGCGAAGGCTACGATCCCGGCTTCCTGCGCGAGGCCCTTGAGCTGCCGGGCCCGGAGGCGCCCACCATCCTCCTCGACTACACCCACTTCTCGGTGCGGCTGTTGCCGGCACGCAGGCTCGCAGCCGTGACCGGCGTCAACATCGACGGACAAGCACTGGTACCGCTTGGGCGCGAGGGAACCTGGCACTACGACCCCCGGGTGCCGCGGGGGCTCCAGACCGGACCCGATGTTTACCAGCACAACGACCTGGACCGGGGCCACCTTGTCCGCCGCCTGGACCCCGTCTGGGGTGATGACAGCACCGCGCTGACCGCAAACCAGGACACCTTCACATACCCGAATGCGGCGCCGCAGGCAGCAGCATTCAACCAGGGCAAGGAACTCTGGGCTGGTCTGGAGGACCACGTGCTCAACCATGCCGGCCAATACGACGCCAGGATCAGCGTCTTCACCGGACCCGTCCTCGACGCCGGCGACCTGCCGTACCGGGGCATCCAGATCCCCCGGAAGTTCTGGAAGATCGCGGCCTGGACCACGGATGGACGGCTGGCCGCGGCTGGCTTCCTGCTGGACCAGTCCCCGCTGCTGGGCCCGGAGGAACTGGCCCGGGTTGTCAGGGAACGCCTGCTGGCGGACGAGCCACCGCCGCTGGGGCCCTACCGGACCTTCCAGGTCCCCATTCCGCAAATCGCTGCCCTGACCGGCATGGTGCTGACGCGCCTCGCCGACGCCGACCGGTTCACCGCCGGCATTCCGGAAGGCGGCCCGGGGCCGGCAGCGATTGCGCTCACGGACCTTCGGCAGGTGCGGCTCTGA
- a CDS encoding TspO/MBR family protein has product MESRDRGPAAEAGRGASSRSDGAQPKPRPTAVELAALLLFLAASALVAWLGSQATISNVTGWYAAANKAPWSPPNWVFGPVWTVLYTAMAVAAWLVWRSRSPNRRAALTVYSVQLALNLAWTPVFFGLFPVWGSAALWLALGVIIALALAVATAVLLFGPIRRTAGLLMLPYLSWVIFAASLNLWAAANN; this is encoded by the coding sequence ATGGAAAGCAGGGACCGCGGGCCAGCCGCGGAAGCCGGAAGAGGCGCCAGCAGCAGGAGTGACGGCGCGCAGCCCAAGCCGCGGCCCACCGCCGTCGAACTGGCCGCACTCCTGTTGTTCCTGGCAGCCAGCGCCCTGGTGGCCTGGCTGGGTTCGCAGGCGACCATCAGCAATGTCACCGGCTGGTATGCGGCGGCCAACAAGGCGCCGTGGTCCCCGCCCAACTGGGTGTTCGGGCCGGTTTGGACCGTGCTGTACACCGCCATGGCGGTGGCGGCCTGGCTCGTTTGGCGGAGCCGTAGCCCGAACCGCCGGGCTGCGCTCACCGTTTACAGCGTGCAGCTTGCCTTGAACCTGGCGTGGACGCCCGTCTTCTTCGGGCTGTTTCCGGTGTGGGGTTCGGCCGCCCTCTGGCTGGCGCTGGGCGTCATCATTGCGCTTGCGCTTGCCGTCGCCACCGCCGTGCTGCTGTTCGGGCCGATCCGCCGCACTGCCGGCCTGCTGATGCTGCCCTACCTGTCATGGGTCATCTTCGCGGCGAGCCTCAACCTGTGGGCCGCCGCCAACAATTAG
- a CDS encoding L-serine ammonia-lyase, which translates to MAVGVFDLFSIGIGPSSSHTVGPMRAAAVFSEELKSSGKLKNVASLRVDLYGSLAATGHGHGTMTAILLGLEGYHPELILPDEVEARLASIAETGTLQLAGSVPLPYGVADMVLRPLTVLPRHTNGMTFTVFDAAGSELRKATFFSVGGGFIVREGEEDAAQQELEESKKELPLPFRTAAELLEHCRAQGLSIADIMLVNERASRSEEDIREGLLHIYSVMEGCVEVSLKREGLLPGGLKVRRRAPDWHERLLKEDKDRDPKYWQEWVNLIALAVNEENASGGRVVTAPTNGAAGIIPAVLYYALYFAPGMDKARQEDRDDVVVRFLLAAGAVGVLYKEQASISGAEVGCQGEVGSASSMAAAGLAEVMGGTPAQVENAAEIAMEHNLGLTCDPIGGLVQVPCIERNAIAAAKAINAAKMALWGDGSHRVSLDEVIVTMRETGRDMSSKYKETAMGGLAVNVVEC; encoded by the coding sequence ATGGCCGTTGGAGTCTTTGACCTTTTTTCCATCGGAATAGGACCGTCCAGTTCACACACGGTGGGCCCGATGCGGGCCGCCGCGGTGTTCTCGGAGGAGCTGAAGTCCTCCGGCAAGCTGAAAAACGTGGCCTCCTTGCGGGTGGACCTGTACGGCTCGCTCGCGGCGACGGGGCACGGGCACGGAACCATGACGGCGATCCTGCTTGGCCTGGAGGGTTACCACCCCGAGCTGATCCTGCCCGATGAGGTGGAAGCACGGCTGGCGTCGATCGCGGAGACCGGGACGCTGCAGCTGGCCGGATCGGTTCCGCTGCCCTATGGCGTGGCGGACATGGTGCTGCGGCCGCTGACCGTGCTGCCCCGGCACACCAACGGCATGACGTTCACGGTGTTTGATGCCGCCGGCTCCGAGCTCCGGAAGGCGACGTTCTTCTCCGTGGGCGGCGGTTTCATTGTCCGCGAGGGCGAGGAGGACGCGGCCCAGCAGGAGCTGGAGGAATCGAAGAAGGAACTGCCCCTGCCGTTCCGCACCGCCGCGGAACTGCTGGAGCACTGCCGCGCCCAGGGCCTGTCCATCGCCGACATCATGCTGGTCAACGAACGCGCTTCCCGGTCCGAGGAGGACATCCGCGAAGGCCTGCTCCACATCTATTCGGTGATGGAAGGCTGCGTGGAGGTGAGCCTGAAGCGGGAGGGGCTGCTGCCCGGCGGACTGAAGGTCCGCCGTCGTGCTCCCGACTGGCACGAACGCCTCCTGAAGGAGGACAAGGACCGGGACCCCAAGTACTGGCAGGAATGGGTCAACCTCATCGCCTTGGCCGTCAATGAGGAAAACGCCTCCGGCGGGCGCGTGGTCACCGCCCCCACCAACGGCGCCGCGGGCATCATCCCGGCGGTGCTGTACTACGCGCTGTACTTTGCCCCCGGGATGGATAAGGCCCGCCAGGAAGACCGCGACGACGTGGTGGTCCGTTTCCTGCTCGCCGCGGGCGCCGTCGGGGTGCTGTACAAGGAGCAGGCGTCCATTTCCGGCGCGGAGGTGGGCTGCCAGGGCGAGGTGGGATCGGCGTCGTCGATGGCCGCCGCCGGGCTTGCCGAGGTCATGGGCGGCACACCCGCGCAGGTGGAGAACGCCGCGGAAATCGCCATGGAGCACAACCTGGGCCTGACCTGCGACCCGATCGGCGGGCTGGTGCAGGTGCCCTGCATCGAACGCAATGCGATCGCCGCTGCCAAGGCCATCAACGCCGCGAAGATGGCGTTGTGGGGTGACGGTTCGCACCGGGTCTCGCTGGACGAGGTCATCGTGACCATGCGGGAGACCGGCCGGGACATGAGTTCGAAGTACAAGGAAACCGCCATGGGCGGACTTGCGGTCAACGTCGTCGAGTGCTGA
- a CDS encoding lipid II:glycine glycyltransferase FemX has protein sequence MREFTARFATSEEVANWDSHVTANPNGGNLLQSEAFAEVKQHFGWKTLHLVYETADYTSYNLVLEKSFPLLGKLWYLIKGPDVAGVEDIPGIAAANAEFVKRARLGVFAIKIEPDIILSDAARGVIEGAGLVKTHNLQPNDSTALLDISPEENQLLRNLHSRGRNAVRRAIREGVEVHNVDPSEENFKAMYALMTDTVQAKSQVRVREYEYYRQFWTNFIKRGQGRLMFVYENGVPSVGAFVINYGRKGTYKDGGSLQKRNQYGDSHLVQWTAINQLKELGCTEYDFCGTPPSDKLKDTSNPFHGLGLFKTSFSKTVTDFVGCYDQVISPLKYKAWIAAGERVARQLYTRRTGQQFY, from the coding sequence TTGCGAGAATTCACTGCCCGCTTTGCCACCTCCGAAGAGGTTGCCAACTGGGACTCCCACGTCACCGCGAATCCGAACGGCGGAAACCTGCTGCAGTCGGAAGCCTTCGCCGAGGTCAAGCAGCACTTCGGCTGGAAGACCCTGCACCTCGTCTACGAAACAGCCGACTACACGAGCTACAACCTGGTGCTGGAAAAGAGCTTCCCGCTGCTCGGCAAGCTCTGGTACCTCATCAAGGGACCGGATGTGGCCGGCGTCGAGGACATCCCGGGCATTGCCGCGGCGAATGCAGAGTTCGTCAAGCGCGCCCGGCTGGGCGTCTTCGCCATCAAGATCGAGCCGGACATCATCCTCAGCGACGCCGCCCGCGGGGTCATCGAAGGGGCTGGGCTGGTCAAGACGCACAACCTGCAGCCCAACGACTCCACAGCACTGCTGGATATTTCCCCCGAGGAGAATCAGCTGTTGCGCAACCTCCACTCACGTGGACGCAACGCCGTCCGCCGCGCCATCCGCGAGGGCGTCGAAGTGCACAACGTGGACCCCAGCGAGGAAAACTTCAAGGCCATGTACGCCCTGATGACCGACACCGTCCAGGCGAAGTCGCAGGTCCGCGTCCGCGAATACGAGTACTACCGCCAGTTCTGGACGAACTTCATCAAGCGCGGCCAGGGCAGGCTTATGTTTGTGTACGAAAACGGCGTTCCCTCGGTGGGTGCCTTCGTGATCAACTACGGCCGCAAGGGCACGTACAAGGACGGCGGCTCCCTGCAGAAGCGCAATCAGTACGGCGATTCGCACCTGGTGCAGTGGACCGCCATCAACCAGCTCAAGGAGCTGGGCTGCACCGAATACGACTTCTGCGGGACGCCGCCCAGCGACAAGCTCAAGGACACGTCGAACCCCTTCCACGGACTGGGGCTTTTCAAGACCAGCTTCAGCAAGACGGTCACGGATTTCGTTGGCTGCTATGACCAGGTCATCAGCCCGCTGAAGTACAAGGCGTGGATTGCTGCCGGCGAACGCGTCGCCCGGCAGCTGTATACGCGCCGCACCGGGCAGCAGTTTTACTGA